The proteins below are encoded in one region of Hemitrygon akajei unplaced genomic scaffold, sHemAka1.3 Scf000052, whole genome shotgun sequence:
- the LOC140721189 gene encoding NACHT, LRR and PYD domains-containing protein 12-like: MNIGQGLSELPTQLIDVQQKHKETLRAQTETLRVNTILMTEKVKVFQLLDRYAELTVISTVRDRTLVEHELLARGRDHEDYREKQLRRQLEKIRTDQLFQSSFSRSKSKSGSSAAVAGVPGIGKTTMVQKIVYDWAMGKIYQQFQFVFSFKFRDLNSINCTINLKELILDQYPYFGNILREVWKNAQGLLFIFDES, from the exons atgaacatcggccaaggtttatctgaattacccactcagctgatag atgttcaacagaaacacaaggagactctgcgggcacaaactgaaacactgagagtgaacacgatcctgatgacggagaaggtgaaggttttccagctgcttgatcgatacgctgagctcacggtcatttctactgttcgagatcggacactggtggaacatgagctgctggcaagaggcagagaccatgaggattatagagagaaacaactccgcagacagctggaaaaaatccgtactgatcagttattccagagcagcttttcccggagtaaatccaaatctgggagttcagcagcagtggccggagtcccggggatcgggaaaacaacgatggtacaaaagattgtttatgactgggccatggggaaaatataccaacagttccaaTTTGTCTTCAgcttcaaattccgggatttaaactccattaattgtacaataaacctgaaggaactgattctggatcagtatccttactttgggaatatcctgagagaagTCTGGAAGAACGCACAGGGAttactgtttatattcgatg aatcgtga